TCATCCTGTTTGATGAAATCCAGCGCTTCAATACCATCGACGAAGAAGGCAAACCGCTCACTAATACCAAATTTTCCGACTTCTGGGAACTGCTGTCCGATGGTCGCCTGTCCCGCCGCGACAGGGCGGAGATTGATTATCTTCTGGCTGAAATCATCCACAATGAACGCAGGCAACGCCGGCAAAAAGATGAAGACCCGGAGGAAGACGATGATGAATTCGGCCTCTGGAATGCGCAAAAAATCAAACAGGCACTGGGGCTGGAGATACCCCTTCAAGACGTGGCGGACCTGTCCCGCCCGCAGTTGATTACTTTGCTCCAACAGGCACGGACTTCAAAACAACTCTACGAACCCATCAATCACGCCAAAACCCTGATTTTCATCTGCGGCAACCTGGACGATGTGTTTTCCATGGCCAACATGACTGCCGAGGCAGACATAGACGCTGATATTTACCACGCCTTTACCAAAAAAATCACCTTGGTGGATATCAAGCGTTCGCTATCCAGGCGCTTCAAGCCGGAACAAGTGGCCCGCTTTGGTAACATCCACATTATTTACCGAAGCCTGCGGCGTGCTGATTTTGAAGCATTGATCCAGCAGGAAATTCACCGTATTCGGAAACGCACGGGAGACTTATTCGGCATCGATTTACGGATAGACTCAACCGTCGCCGATCTAATCTATCGAAATGGCGTGTTTCCGGTCCAGGGAGTAAGGCCGGTGTTTTCCACGGTTGCCGATGTCCTGGAAACCCATCTTGCCCAATTACTCTTTCACGCCCTTACCCATGACAGCACCCAGCTTGATCTGGAATACAACCAGGAAAAACAATGCTTGCGCGCCATTTTTGACGGCAAGAACACGACTGAAATCCCCTATACGGGCCGGCTAGACCATATCCGTCAAAGCACCAGCCCGGATTTGCTGGCCAACACCAGCGTTCACGAAGCAGGCCACGCAGTGGCTTATGGCGTGCTTTTCAAAATGGCGCCACTGCAATTGACCGCCCGGGTCGCTTCCAGCGAAACAGCTGGTTTTACTTTTCCCCATCAAATTTACGACACCGCCAATCATCTGCTGTACCGCATTCAAGTCCTGCTGGCCGGGGGGGCGGCAGAGGAATTGATTTTCGGCCACGGCAACGCCAGCGGAGGCCGGCTCAGCGATCATGAACAGGCTACCAAGCTAGCCATGGATTATGTGCGCCGGTACGGCTTTGACGAAGAGTTTCATGCCAATTACGCGCTAACCCACGAATATGCCATGGATATGACAGTCACCGATACCGATATCGAAAAAATGCTCACCCGACTGAAAAGCGAAGCACAAAAAATCCTCTCGGAAAATGAAGACTTGCTCTTGGATCTTTCCCGGACTTTGGTCACAAAAGGAGTGCTGCATGCCGAAGAGGTTGCCGCCATTGCCGCCGAGCATGGTTTGAAACTGGAAGTAAAGCCAGAGGGCTATATCTATACCCCCGGCTATGCCTCCCGACTGCAAGAAAAAAAATGAACATCGGCTTCGTTTCCACCCGGCTGGCGGGCACTGACGGCGTTTCTCTGGAGTCGGCCAAATGGGCCCAGGTGCTCCACGAAAACGGCCACCAATGTTTTTATTTCGCCGGCGAATTGGATCGCCCATCGGAATACAGCCATTTGGTGCCAGAAGCCCACTTCAAACATCCACTGATTCAGCAAATCAACGCGGATCTATTCGACGACATCTACCGCAGCCCCAGCACTTCCGAGACTGTCAGCGCCCTCCGCCGCCGTCTAAAACAACGTCTCAGATATTTCATCGAGCAATTTCAACTGGACCTGCTCATCATTGAAAATGCCCTGTCAATCCCTATGAACGTGCCCCTGGGCCTGGCATTGACTGAATTCATCACGGAAACCCGGATTCCCGCCATCGCCCACCACCACGATTTTGCCTGGGAACGCCCACGGTTCGCTCTCCACGCCGCCGAGGATTATCTGAAAGCCGCTTTCCCGCCAGCCATGTCCTTTATCCATCATGTAGTCATCAATTCCTATGCGGCGGAACAAGTAGCGCTGCGTACAGGCATGCGTTCGACGTTGATTCCTAACGTCATGCCTTTCGAGAATCCCCCGCCGCCACCGGATGAGATCACCCATTTTTTAAGGGCCGAACTGGGCATCGATGAAAATGAAGTCTTGCTTTTACAGCCTACCCGGATTGTTCCCCGCAAGCGAATCGAACGCGCCATCGAACTGGCCCGTAAACTGGATCAACCCTGTTGTTTGCTCATTACCCACTCCAGCGGCGACGAAGGGGACGCTTATTTTCACTACCTGATGGAATATGCCGAGTTGCTCAAAGTCAGAGTGTTGTTTGCATCGGACCGGTTCAATCACCAGCGCCGGGTCACGGCCGACGGCAAGCAGATTTTTTCCTTGGCCGACGCCTATTTCCAAGCGGACTTAGTGACCTATCCCTCGACCTTGGAAGGCTTCGGTAACGCTTTTCTGGAGGCAATCTATTACCGGCGGCCCTTGCTCATGAGCCGTTATGAAATCTTCAAAACCGATATTCAACCGAAAGGGTTTAAAGTCATCGCTTTTGATGATTTCATCGCCGACGATACTGTCCGGGCTGTTAAAAATTTACTGGCCCATCCCGAGCAAAGCCGAAAAATGGCGGACCATAATTATCAACTGGGTCTGAAGTATTATTCCTATTCGGTCTTGTGTAAGCGGCTTTGCGCCCTCATAGAACAAAGTTGTGAACATTTATCAAGATGAGGAATGGTCATGACTTTGATCTATGATTGGCTGGCCAAAATCAACTATACCCACCCACTTCACCCGGTGTTTGTCCACTTTCCCATCGGGTTGACGGCAGGCGCTTTTTTTCTGTTGCTGGGATTCTATCTGCTCAAACGATCGTCACTACCATTATCCGCTCGCCATGTTGCCGTTCTTGCCATGCTATTTCTTCCCTTTGCCGTTATCACTGGCATTGCGGATTGGCAAAGGTTTTACGCAGGCGTTTGGCTGCCGGAAATCAAGATTAAAGTCATTCTCGCTGCCACCCTTTTTATTCTTCTCACCCTGGTTATCTGGTTGGGGCTGCGGAAACGCAGTGCTAACGGACTCCTCACCGGCCTGTTGGCCCTGGCTGTCGCTAATATCGGGGCATTGGGCTATTTCGGCGGGGAATTGGTGTATGGCAGCCGGGTACCCAAGGCACCCGTCGCCTTGCAGGCAGGGCAAAGAACCTTTGAGAGCAATTGCGCTGGCTGCCACCCACGGGGCGGTAATATCATCGTGCCGCAGTTACCTCTGCGCAGCGCGCCTCAACTGAAAGAATTTGGCACCTTTTTGGCCTTTTTGCGCAACCCAAAAATGCCAGACCGAACTACCGGCATGATGCCGGTGTTTCCCGCTTCAAAACTCTCGGATCAGGAAGTCAGGCAGCTTTATCTATATTTGCGTTTTGCCTTTGTGGAATCGCGTCGCGGGGAGATGATGCCGCAACCGGAAATGCCTCCGCAATGATCTTGCAGTTGCCCAAAGCGGTTATTGTTCTCAGCCTGGTATCGTTTCTCAACGATGCCGCCAGTGAAATGATTACGCCCCTGTTGCCGTTGTTTCTCACGGTCGTGCTCGGCGCGGGAACCACGGTTGTCGGTTTGGTGGAAGGCGTCGCCGAAGCCACCGCCAGTCTGTTGAAACTGGTCTCCGGGCGTCTGGCGGACCGGGGATGGCGGTATAAACCATTGGTTTTGGGAGGCTATTCCCTGTCTAACATCGCCCGTCCCCTGATTGGTCTTGCCACCAGTTGGCCTTGGGTGTTAGGCCTTAGGTTTGCCGACCGTATTGGCAAAGGCATCCGCACCGCCCCCCGGGACGCCATCATTGCTCACGCCACCCCGCCCCATTTATTGGGACGAGCCTTTGGCTTGCACCGGGCTCTGGATAACGCCGGGGCAATTATCGGCCCGCTCCTAGCATTTTGGCTGTTGCAACAAAATGTTCCAATGCAGCATATCTTTCTCTGGTCAATTCTGCCGGGACTGGGGGTGCTGCTTTTATTGGCGCTGGGACTGGAGCAAACACCGCCTGTCCCCGCCCAGCCTCTTCCGCCACTGCGCTGGCGTGGGCTGTCACCCTCTTTGCAAGGATTAATTCTAGCCAGCGGGGGGCTTGCCCTGGCTTCGGCCCCGGAAGTATTTCTGATTTTATGGGCCACGGAGAGAGGCATGGCAATCGCCTGGGCGCCACTCCTGTGGGCTGCAGCCAGCGCCGTAAAAACCTTAATTGCGCTCATGGGGGGCGAGCTGTCTGACAAACTGGGACGGCTCCCGGTTTTGCTGATTGGCTGGGGAGGACGTATTGCAGTATTGATTGCCCTGGCGCTGGCGGAAGACGGTTTACTGCTGACCTGGGGATTATTTTTGGGCTATTCCGCCGCCCTTGCGTTTACCGAAGGACCAGAGCGGGCATTGGTGGGCGACACGGCCGATAAGCGACTGAAAGCCACCGTCTTTGGCCTGTATCACATGATTGTGGGACTGGCGGCATTGCCAGGAGCGGTATTATTTGGCTTCCTCTGGGAAACCTGGAGTTCAACCACGGCATTTTTGACCGCGGCGGTCATTACCACCCTTTCCGCGCTGACCTTGATTATCATGGTTTCACGTAACCGATAAAGAGGAGGATTGTTCAATGCAATATTCAACCCTGGGGCCCGGTGGTCCAAAAGTCAGCCGAATTTGCCTGGGCACCATGACCTTCGGCGAACAAAACAGTGAAGCCGAAGCCCATGCGCAAATGGATCTGGCCTTCGAACGCGGGGTCAATTTCTTCGATACCGCCGAGATGTATCCGATTCCGCCCCGGGCGGAAACCCAAGGCCGCACTGAAGTCTATATCGGTAACTGGCTCGCCAAAACCGGCCGCCGTGACCAAATCATCCTCGCCACCAAAGTTTCCGGACCTGGCGCCGATTGGCTGCCCTGGATCCGCGGTGGCCCGCGTCTTGACGGTAAGCATATCCGCCAGGCGCTCCACGACAGCCTGAAACGATTACAAACCGATTATGTGGATTTGTACCAAATTCATTGGCCGGAGCGGCAAACCAACTTTTTCGGCAAACTGGGCTATGAACATCACCCAG
This sequence is a window from Methylothermaceae bacteria B42. Protein-coding genes within it:
- a CDS encoding peptidase M41; the encoded protein is MSVKPEFVDLDAMEARNRRLHLLGNTLKSHFVGIDSVIDELLEAIRIWYLMPQVLTRPLIINLWGMTGVGKTDLIRQLASGLDFQERFVEVELTNADRTSWITSVRAVLNENNLNDSEPKIILFDEIQRFNTIDEEGKPLTNTKFSDFWELLSDGRLSRRDRAEIDYLLAEIIHNERRQRRQKDEDPEEDDDEFGLWNAQKIKQALGLEIPLQDVADLSRPQLITLLQQARTSKQLYEPINHAKTLIFICGNLDDVFSMANMTAEADIDADIYHAFTKKITLVDIKRSLSRRFKPEQVARFGNIHIIYRSLRRADFEALIQQEIHRIRKRTGDLFGIDLRIDSTVADLIYRNGVFPVQGVRPVFSTVADVLETHLAQLLFHALTHDSTQLDLEYNQEKQCLRAIFDGKNTTEIPYTGRLDHIRQSTSPDLLANTSVHEAGHAVAYGVLFKMAPLQLTARVASSETAGFTFPHQIYDTANHLLYRIQVLLAGGAAEELIFGHGNASGGRLSDHEQATKLAMDYVRRYGFDEEFHANYALTHEYAMDMTVTDTDIEKMLTRLKSEAQKILSENEDLLLDLSRTLVTKGVLHAEEVAAIAAEHGLKLEVKPEGYIYTPGYASRLQEKK